The following are encoded in a window of Oncorhynchus mykiss isolate Arlee chromosome Y, USDA_OmykA_1.1, whole genome shotgun sequence genomic DNA:
- the LOC110510058 gene encoding organic solute transporter subunit alpha — translation MDMEEALNSTIHPSCLEEPPLAIHVIKQLDVFGVALYSMLTLMSTLSLLLYLEECVFIYRKVPSPKKTTIMWVNGAAPVIATMACFGMWIPRATMFTDMTSNSYFAVVVYKILVLMIEESGGSEAFLKSNAQKTFNISVGPCCCCCPCLPRVPVTRCMLFLLKLGALQYAILKTVLSIVSVILWTNGNFDLSDLEITGTAIWINPFIGVLTIISLWPVAIMFMNICNTLRSIKIIPKYAMYQLVLVLSQLQTAIINILALDGTIACSPPFSSSARGTMLSQQLMILEMFIITLVTRSLYRRTYDSLPTDPHETDNDQNSKISLQAPEGEHTV, via the exons ATGGACATGGAAGAAGCTCTCAACAGCACCATCCATCCGAGCTGTTTAGAAGAACCTCCGCTGGCTATCCATGTCATAAAGC AGCTGGATGTCTTTGGTGTGGCTCTGTACTCCATGCTGACCCTCATGTCTACGCTGTCCCTGCTGCTCTACCtggaggagtgtgtgtttatCTATAGAAAAGTCCCGTCTCCTAAGAAGACAACTATTATGTGGGTCAATGGTGCTGCACCG GTCATTGCCACCATGGCTTGTTTTGGGATGTGGATACCAAGGGCTACCATGTTTACAGATATGACGTCCAATTC GTACTTTGCAGTGGTGGTGTATAAGATCTTGGTTCTGATGATAGAGGAGAGTGGGGGTAGTGAGGCCTTTCTGAAGAGCAATGCCCAGAAAACCTTCAATATCAGTGTAGgaccctgctgctgctgctgtccctGCTTGCCACGCGTTCCAGTCACACG GTGCATGTTATTCTTGCTGAAGCTGGGGGCTCTTCAGTATGCTATCTTAAAGACAGTCCTCTCAATTGTGTCCGTAATATTGTGGACCAACGGCAACTTTGATCTTTCTGAT CTGGAGATCACAGGCACGGCTATTTGGATCAACCCATTTATAGGTGTTCTCACCATCATCTCCCTCTGGCCTGTCGCCATCATGTTCATGAACATATGCAACACACTGCGCAGCATCAAGATCATACCTAAATATGCCATGTACCAG TTGGTGCTGGTGCTCAGTCAGCTGCAGACGGCCATCATTAACATCCTGGCCTTGGATGGAACCATCGCCTGCTCCCCGCCATTCTCCTCTAGTGCCCGTGGTACCA TGTTGAGTCAGCAGCTAATGATCTTGGAAATGTTCATCATTACCCTGGTGACCCGGTCGTTGTACCGCCGTACCTATGACTCTCTTCCCACCGACCCCCACGAGACCGACAACGACCAGAACAGCAAGATCAGCCTGCAGGCCCCAGAGGGGGAGCACACTGTCTGA